One stretch of Leptospira hartskeerlii DNA includes these proteins:
- a CDS encoding reverse transcriptase family protein, which produces MLLLDFPNIRHKGDLIKYFQTNTETFDSVLVSKNKFAHVINIPKKKGGNREVIKLTNEDWKRFLKQINFSLHQLYTFPNCVQGFIPGRGIKSNSYFHLKNRQLLVCDIKDFYYSIKESDISNIFKYFKASDEIANLLAKLCTFEGILFPGLNTSPTLANLYCEKMDEKLSILMTSHQGVYTRYADDLTFSSNQTLPNLKDISELLENYNFKLQERKTRYSSPGQRQYVTGLSISDKRVPRLPRNFKRNIRLLVHLAEKLGVKEYHENLNSRNLFTLKGQLVFAMHIEPIFAKKYLVRLNRLI; this is translated from the coding sequence TTGCTATTATTAGATTTTCCTAACATCAGACATAAGGGTGACCTTATAAAATATTTCCAAACAAACACTGAAACTTTTGATTCCGTTTTAGTTTCAAAAAATAAATTCGCACATGTTATTAATATTCCGAAAAAAAAAGGCGGAAATAGAGAAGTTATTAAGCTAACTAATGAAGATTGGAAACGATTTTTAAAGCAAATTAATTTCTCGCTACATCAACTATATACATTTCCAAATTGCGTACAGGGCTTTATACCAGGAAGAGGCATAAAAAGTAATTCTTATTTTCATCTAAAAAATCGACAATTACTGGTTTGCGATATAAAGGATTTTTATTATTCAATTAAGGAGAGTGACATTTCTAATATATTTAAATATTTTAAAGCTTCAGATGAAATCGCTAATTTATTAGCAAAGTTATGTACCTTTGAGGGAATATTATTTCCGGGCTTAAATACAAGTCCTACTTTGGCGAATCTCTATTGTGAAAAAATGGATGAAAAATTAAGTATTTTAATGACCTCACACCAGGGAGTTTATACTAGATATGCAGATGATCTAACTTTTTCTAGCAACCAAACCCTCCCTAACCTTAAAGACATATCTGAATTATTGGAGAATTACAATTTTAAACTACAAGAAAGAAAAACTCGCTACTCGAGTCCAGGACAAAGACAATATGTAACAGGTCTCTCCATTTCGGACAAAAGAGTTCCACGACTACCAAGAAATTTTAAAAGAAATATTCGGTTATTAGTACATTTAGCAGAAAAACTTGGAGTAAAGGAATATCACGAAAATCTAAATTCAAGAAATTTATTTACTTTAAAAGGTCAGTTAGTATTTGCTATGCACATCGAACCGATTTTTGCCAAAAAATATTTAGTAAGGCTGAATAGATTAATATAA
- a CDS encoding SIR2 family protein, whose amino-acid sequence MNIPTLKIKDSKTLIILGAGATRGADCFNGSTIPAPLDNDFFHICQRVAAFDPSLNELLKFVRREFSSTLNVRMEKFFSNIESLDEFYHATKIKAGPQVKRYQKVLSNFPNYIATIFQYLQSLTWDKKLSCIYHEIIVQSLSSDDIIISFNYDCIMDEALKKAGKKKWNPGKGYGTPITAGTEFWKDHSGNGRISSTGIRLLKVHGSLNWERKGSLISLREDPYAKLVRNRKELIAPVWNKRISEDDLILQLWKQSRLAIKECQSIILIGYSVPETDLFSQSLLKVSASERKKPLSNLIVVNPDNAASQRSNTLLGSNSISENTNFYSFNSLKDLADCIHPVLRV is encoded by the coding sequence ATGAATATACCAACTCTTAAAATAAAAGACAGTAAGACCCTTATTATTTTAGGGGCTGGTGCTACCCGAGGTGCAGATTGTTTCAATGGTTCAACGATACCGGCGCCATTGGATAATGATTTTTTTCACATTTGCCAGCGAGTCGCTGCATTCGACCCTTCTCTGAATGAGCTTTTGAAATTTGTCCGAAGGGAGTTCTCTTCTACATTAAACGTTCGAATGGAGAAATTTTTCTCAAATATTGAATCTTTGGACGAATTTTATCATGCAACGAAGATAAAAGCCGGACCTCAGGTTAAAAGATATCAGAAAGTTCTATCTAATTTTCCTAATTATATAGCGACAATCTTTCAGTATCTTCAGTCACTCACTTGGGACAAGAAACTTTCTTGTATATATCATGAAATTATTGTCCAGAGCCTTTCGAGTGACGATATTATAATCTCTTTTAATTATGATTGCATAATGGATGAAGCCTTAAAGAAGGCAGGAAAGAAAAAATGGAATCCTGGGAAAGGTTACGGAACTCCGATAACCGCCGGTACGGAGTTTTGGAAAGATCATTCGGGAAATGGAAGGATTTCTTCAACGGGAATTCGATTGTTAAAAGTTCATGGAAGTTTAAATTGGGAGCGAAAAGGTTCTTTGATTTCATTGAGAGAAGATCCTTACGCTAAACTTGTCAGAAATAGAAAAGAACTGATAGCTCCTGTTTGGAATAAAAGAATTTCTGAAGATGATTTAATTCTCCAATTATGGAAACAATCGAGACTGGCGATCAAAGAATGCCAATCTATTATTTTAATCGGATATTCAGTGCCTGAAACGGATCTATTTTCGCAATCCCTCTTAAAAGTATCCGCATCAGAACGGAAAAAACCGCTATCCAATTTGATAGTTGTTAACCCTGACAACGCCGCCTCTCAACGAAGCAACACTTTACTTGGCTCTAATTCAATTTCAGAAAATACTAATTTTTATAGCTTTAATTCCCTGAAAGACCTAGCAGACTGTATTCATCCAGTTTTAAGAGTATAG
- a CDS encoding NACHT domain-containing protein: MNELKKPIIYQGRIIPINDLSPDDFENFLYGAFQILFSSRGWEVVGKSGGVGDGGFDFDAKNNNSEIICIQCKRYPETDLDLRKVAHELAKVALRSYLEKSNVVEHYIISSGKVKTEVDSARRSLDRRNVISIALRELSNQQNYINDKNAIVKAEPNKNLESIIENYILKLKTIHIWNGVQLDSEIGSIYSKLNDLLDKYFGVQNVLREYPRPDFNEKQYLESIQDTREYIDLVYAPENLPSSFYSRTRADNFHNNTQESTTIDNPIEISFREFFSNGRTIVLLLGEGGAGKTTSCKQLINYYVFLKKLYNTQEIPIYISFDRCGESIHSAITNELKILHGVWQSVPANFLLIFDGLNEVDSVTRKKLINEIIEIQKSFSDRIKICFASRKLSNIDTPVEIPIIKSGSIFKILKLDDSRIEKLIELNFSLSEKQVFLNELYNYKNVNIRFYLEQPFSLQLLISYFKEFQSIPDTIPQLLNRYFEERFERNREYLSLLKKNIENLPFSSVVKFNETLAYLWRIKYKRRYIIEPEAFEIITEALKFVKEKFLFGFSEVSEMDILLILLKNETLKEDNKYYYFQHDIIADYFAAKIFSDKWKETPFELKGYSKELIYFGSFYINKIFYLEKVISLSIELAARCALNMGKESEEYFSKYLLNNFNEEIEYSVITYFHAMSILATPELISFLKNIAFSFKKEIANNSFLVFQAQKYLCIIGDSDTLNYIINEVERDALFPGTISGGSTYLWQVGNRRKKIEISRLRLKNSEIMSLASISTLCFFGSETDIELVSSAIDKSEDRLTVLRGLYYLYFLSKNEFIKKIDYYLEETVNNYDLFLSLLMIRFQHGLPARTEALINLILSTNLQNDPHLLNKAKKTLFLTDLDSNQRKYLLDKLNQKEVNKSSLYQLLTHYKISEFSYKILKKEIQIENEYELYLILRHFVENDPPSEMREQYESLITENYENYKHNIDSICFPEFALLISRDNLINFDYVDFLKRLEIDIKNYNVLANESLDILKSENDIKEKYKQEKKIYNYIISLQYTCQVSDIYETLVTLFKIIELPHFNKLEQKESLRILFEKISDDKIDELIRNSMFGLPDKLFIFELIIQLRGMNEFRLNLLKNFLKSYLKIGRIDDLIDIVKHQWSHTLFNLIIDELRLFEKEFRNNFNEKFETMFFDKINNFIISRLSKEVIDNLIAEMFPIVIDADSNMKLQNIFIFWNGIAKDKTYF, translated from the coding sequence ATGAACGAGTTAAAAAAACCTATAATTTATCAAGGTCGTATTATTCCGATAAATGATTTGTCACCTGATGATTTTGAAAATTTCCTTTATGGTGCTTTTCAAATATTATTTTCTTCTCGTGGATGGGAAGTAGTTGGAAAGTCTGGTGGAGTAGGCGATGGAGGATTTGATTTTGATGCGAAGAACAACAATTCGGAAATTATTTGCATTCAATGTAAGAGATATCCAGAAACTGATTTAGATTTAAGAAAGGTCGCTCATGAATTAGCTAAAGTAGCTTTGAGAAGTTATTTAGAAAAGTCTAACGTTGTTGAGCATTATATTATTAGCTCAGGAAAAGTAAAAACTGAAGTTGATTCTGCTCGAAGAAGTTTGGATAGAAGAAATGTTATAAGCATAGCCTTAAGAGAATTAAGTAATCAGCAAAACTACATAAACGACAAGAACGCAATAGTTAAAGCTGAACCAAACAAAAATTTAGAATCTATAATAGAAAATTACATTCTGAAATTGAAAACAATTCATATATGGAACGGGGTTCAATTAGATTCTGAAATTGGTTCAATTTATTCAAAGTTAAATGATTTATTAGATAAATATTTTGGCGTACAGAATGTATTGCGTGAATACCCTCGACCAGATTTTAATGAGAAACAATATCTTGAAAGTATACAGGATACACGGGAATACATTGATTTAGTTTATGCACCAGAAAATTTACCATCTTCATTCTATAGTAGAACAAGAGCTGATAATTTTCATAATAATACTCAAGAATCGACAACAATTGATAACCCAATAGAAATTTCTTTTCGGGAATTTTTTTCCAATGGAAGAACGATCGTTTTGCTACTAGGAGAAGGAGGTGCCGGTAAAACGACATCTTGCAAACAACTTATTAATTACTACGTCTTTTTAAAGAAGCTATATAATACGCAAGAGATTCCGATTTATATTTCATTTGATCGATGTGGTGAAAGTATACATTCTGCGATCACTAATGAATTGAAAATATTACATGGAGTCTGGCAATCTGTTCCAGCGAATTTTCTTTTAATATTCGATGGTTTAAATGAAGTTGATTCGGTTACGAGAAAAAAACTAATTAATGAAATTATTGAGATTCAGAAAAGCTTCTCAGATAGGATCAAAATTTGCTTTGCATCAAGGAAACTATCTAATATTGATACTCCGGTTGAAATTCCGATTATTAAATCGGGATCGATATTTAAAATTCTAAAGTTAGACGACAGTCGTATAGAAAAACTAATAGAATTGAATTTTAGTTTATCTGAAAAGCAAGTATTTTTAAACGAATTATATAATTATAAAAATGTAAATATTAGGTTTTATTTAGAGCAACCATTTAGTTTACAATTGTTAATTAGCTATTTCAAAGAATTTCAAAGTATTCCCGACACAATTCCTCAGCTTCTTAATAGATATTTTGAAGAGAGATTTGAAAGGAATCGGGAGTATTTAAGTCTTCTAAAGAAAAATATTGAAAATTTACCTTTTTCGTCAGTTGTAAAATTCAATGAAACCTTAGCATATTTATGGAGAATAAAGTATAAGCGTCGGTATATAATTGAACCGGAAGCATTTGAAATCATTACAGAGGCTTTAAAATTTGTTAAAGAAAAGTTTTTATTTGGTTTCTCTGAAGTTAGTGAAATGGATATTTTATTAATTTTACTAAAGAATGAGACCCTTAAAGAGGACAATAAATATTATTACTTTCAACATGATATAATTGCTGATTATTTTGCAGCAAAAATCTTTTCAGATAAATGGAAAGAAACTCCTTTTGAACTGAAAGGATATTCGAAAGAATTAATATATTTTGGGTCATTTTACATAAATAAAATTTTCTATTTAGAAAAAGTAATTTCTCTTTCAATTGAACTGGCAGCTCGCTGTGCATTGAATATGGGAAAAGAATCTGAGGAATATTTTAGCAAATATCTCTTAAATAATTTTAATGAAGAAATTGAATATTCTGTTATTACTTATTTCCATGCAATGAGCATTTTAGCCACGCCAGAGCTTATAAGCTTCTTAAAAAATATCGCATTTTCATTTAAGAAAGAAATTGCTAATAATAGTTTTCTAGTTTTTCAAGCTCAGAAATATCTCTGTATAATTGGAGACAGTGATACATTAAATTACATAATAAATGAAGTAGAAAGAGATGCATTATTCCCAGGGACAATTTCTGGCGGGTCAACCTATCTGTGGCAAGTTGGAAATCGGCGAAAAAAGATCGAAATTTCTCGATTGCGTCTTAAAAATTCTGAGATTATGAGCTTAGCTTCCATAAGTACACTTTGCTTTTTTGGTTCTGAAACAGATATTGAACTTGTCTCCAGTGCGATTGATAAAAGCGAAGACCGTCTCACAGTTTTAAGGGGATTGTATTATCTCTATTTTCTAAGTAAGAATGAATTTATAAAAAAGATCGATTATTATTTAGAAGAAACAGTTAATAATTACGATCTTTTTTTATCTCTGTTAATGATAAGATTTCAGCATGGTCTTCCCGCCAGAACCGAAGCTCTAATAAATCTTATATTATCTACAAATTTACAGAATGATCCTCATCTTCTGAATAAAGCAAAGAAAACTTTATTTTTAACCGACTTAGACTCTAACCAGCGTAAATATTTATTAGATAAGCTAAATCAGAAGGAAGTTAATAAAAGTTCTTTATATCAATTATTAACTCATTATAAAATTTCTGAATTTTCATATAAAATATTAAAAAAAGAAATACAAATAGAAAATGAATATGAACTATATTTAATATTACGACATTTTGTAGAGAATGATCCTCCAAGTGAAATGAGGGAGCAGTATGAGAGCCTAATAACGGAAAATTATGAAAACTATAAGCACAATATTGATTCAATTTGTTTTCCAGAATTTGCATTATTAATTTCTCGAGATAATTTAATAAATTTCGATTACGTAGACTTCTTGAAAAGACTTGAGATTGATATTAAAAATTATAACGTTTTGGCAAACGAATCTTTGGATATCCTAAAATCTGAAAATGATATTAAAGAAAAATATAAACAAGAAAAGAAAATATACAATTATATAATAAGTCTCCAATATACCTGTCAAGTATCTGATATTTATGAAACTTTAGTCACTTTATTTAAAATAATCGAACTACCTCATTTCAATAAGCTGGAACAAAAAGAATCTTTAAGAATATTGTTTGAAAAGATTAGCGATGATAAAATTGATGAGCTAATTAGAAATTCAATGTTTGGGCTTCCTGATAAATTATTTATATTCGAATTAATAATTCAATTACGAGGTATGAATGAATTTAGATTAAATCTTCTTAAGAACTTTTTGAAAAGTTATTTAAAAATTGGTAGGATAGATGATTTAATAGATATTGTAAAACACCAATGGTCACATACGTTATTTAATTTAATCATAGATGAATTGAGGTTATTTGAAAAAGAGTTTAGAAATAATTTCAATGAGAAGTTTGAAACAATGTTCTTCGATAAGATTAACAATTTCATTATTTCTAGATTGTCAAAAGAAGTTATTGACAACCTGATTGCAGAAATGTTTCCGATTGTAATTGATGCTGACTCAAATATGAAGTTACAAAACATTTTCATTTTTTGGAACGGTATTGCTAAGGATAAGACTTATTTCTGA
- a CDS encoding tyrosine-type recombinase/integrase: MGITSKIIHLDSVRKKSRKPPRFPDQEGSAFGKGLSDQTMKELANRFSVPESELDYRNRAIFTLMSKTGMRAKEVISLKFSNILKSPDEEILIKYRKKGGKIAYSVLSEDILFSIKEYHTKFGIISDFFFHSRPRKNQTIRKPLSKRGLQFIIESWGVHTLQGRRIHAHAIRHSVGQRLMEKAGSIAVQKVLNHSSPVISSKYYLKPFLSSATDLLTWE; encoded by the coding sequence ATGGGAATTACTTCAAAGATTATTCATTTAGATTCGGTTCGAAAGAAATCCAGAAAACCTCCAAGGTTTCCTGATCAGGAAGGATCTGCATTCGGGAAAGGATTAAGCGATCAAACGATGAAAGAACTCGCTAATAGGTTTTCAGTTCCTGAATCAGAATTAGATTACCGTAATAGAGCTATTTTTACTTTAATGTCTAAGACAGGAATGAGAGCCAAGGAGGTTATCTCATTAAAGTTTTCAAATATTCTTAAATCTCCTGATGAAGAGATTCTCATAAAATATAGAAAGAAGGGAGGAAAGATCGCATATTCTGTCCTGTCCGAAGATATTCTCTTCAGTATAAAAGAATATCACACTAAGTTTGGAATAATATCAGATTTCTTTTTTCATTCTCGACCAAGAAAAAACCAGACTATTAGAAAGCCTTTATCTAAAAGAGGTCTTCAGTTTATTATAGAGTCCTGGGGAGTTCATACCCTACAAGGGCGTAGAATTCACGCCCATGCAATTCGACATTCAGTTGGGCAAAGGTTAATGGAGAAAGCTGGTAGTATTGCAGTCCAGAAGGTTTTAAATCATTCAAGTCCCGTAATATCTTCTAAATATTATTTAAAGCCCTTCCTTTCTTCAGCTACTGACCTCTTAACTTGGGAATAA
- a CDS encoding LIC_13246 family protein, with the protein MKVNIWKELDSVGIQHFRKILHTLNTFYKEVGFQQNNNLIYNKERLVSEENIKILIKKLGSCSKNDTHYEYLIYAQLTLRGFRKENENWIHIDGIQLERERLSGMGVVDHPAFDIMCMTDLYCKFSNAVKEDEVPNISDLK; encoded by the coding sequence ATGAAGGTTAATATATGGAAAGAACTGGATTCCGTGGGTATCCAACATTTTAGAAAGATACTGCATACGCTAAACACCTTCTATAAAGAAGTCGGTTTTCAGCAAAATAATAATCTAATTTACAATAAAGAAAGATTAGTATCTGAGGAAAATATTAAAATTCTTATTAAAAAACTTGGAAGCTGTTCGAAAAATGATACGCACTATGAATACCTAATTTATGCACAATTGACTTTACGTGGTTTCAGAAAGGAAAATGAGAATTGGATTCATATTGATGGAATACAATTAGAGAGAGAAAGATTAAGCGGGATGGGGGTTGTTGATCATCCAGCTTTCGATATTATGTGTATGACTGACCTTTATTGTAAGTTTTCTAATGCAGTAAAAGAGGATGAAGTTCCAAATATAAGTGACTTAAAATAA
- a CDS encoding DUF4209 domain-containing protein — translation MRILSTKINDEVFQLEVSKEFSDNNHEIAIELFALAKIFHGKNEVFKEKLTNLVASIYYLYFQPLNSEKPYGENAEFIRTNEEFSYLTGEATIIHDTFLNARVNDLNWIFNRNHLGARSAIKSYLSIATSNNKIVRFPDEYFHRTLILSLSIGDMQQHSEVLTILKERTSSLIEEPGSYFLFRHIYVFLLFMKKEEPEVLDLIKINIRKAAKEKELDKELKYLELLEKYSQKITNPVLKKVSILLRARTCKKLADQTFKVTKSALTASRFMRDAVDYLNQIKLKSKIRGFYYNHMMRYQEEGLSEFVTISHTEDAPDLIAYARSLVKSDDKLLAIKGLIKLYQPPKHEESAKSVKEKLIDDPLQVLFGTTILDDRAKVRTSDDPIGNQTEFSDEELFPEIIKEYSFYQSFYGANLIPICLREINKKHHMDLNFLRSLIAKCPIIPTDQREIVVEALDAGFSLKMHVFTFLAIPIFENMLRFIMKLKGIPVVTQEPGGEKQKEITLDSILSHPEIDKVIMYDYILDLKALLTDENGYQLRHNVAHGFSGDKLSSSPYAYYFFLLFLFFIITSIDKLNNYLKTEALEQIIEPEIDDRS, via the coding sequence ATGCGTATACTTTCTACTAAGATTAATGATGAAGTCTTTCAACTGGAAGTCTCAAAAGAATTTTCAGATAATAATCACGAGATAGCCATCGAACTATTTGCTTTAGCTAAAATATTTCATGGTAAGAATGAGGTATTCAAAGAAAAATTAACTAATCTTGTTGCTTCCATTTATTATTTATATTTCCAACCTCTAAATTCTGAAAAACCATATGGAGAAAATGCAGAATTTATAAGGACAAATGAAGAATTTTCCTATTTAACAGGTGAAGCTACAATAATTCATGATACATTTCTTAACGCACGGGTGAATGACTTAAATTGGATTTTTAATAGAAACCATTTAGGTGCCAGGTCGGCTATAAAGTCATACTTATCTATTGCGACCTCCAACAATAAGATTGTCCGGTTCCCCGATGAATATTTCCATAGAACTTTGATTTTATCTCTAAGTATCGGTGATATGCAGCAGCACTCTGAAGTATTAACGATATTGAAGGAAAGAACTAGCTCATTAATAGAGGAGCCTGGATCATATTTTCTATTTAGGCATATTTATGTTTTTCTATTATTTATGAAGAAAGAAGAGCCAGAAGTCCTAGACCTGATAAAGATAAATATTCGCAAAGCCGCAAAAGAAAAGGAACTAGATAAGGAGTTAAAATATCTTGAACTTTTGGAAAAATATTCTCAAAAAATTACAAATCCAGTATTAAAGAAAGTGAGTATCCTCCTTCGAGCAAGGACCTGCAAAAAGCTAGCTGATCAAACATTCAAAGTAACGAAATCTGCACTGACCGCATCACGATTTATGAGAGATGCTGTTGATTATCTAAATCAAATAAAGCTAAAAAGTAAAATTAGGGGTTTTTACTATAACCATATGATGAGGTATCAGGAAGAAGGTCTTAGCGAATTTGTTACAATTTCTCACACTGAAGACGCTCCTGACTTAATCGCTTATGCAAGATCACTAGTTAAATCGGATGATAAACTTTTAGCAATAAAGGGTTTGATAAAACTTTATCAACCACCGAAACATGAAGAGTCTGCTAAATCTGTTAAAGAAAAATTGATAGATGATCCCTTACAGGTCCTTTTCGGTACTACAATTCTCGACGACCGAGCAAAAGTCAGAACATCGGATGATCCAATTGGAAATCAAACTGAGTTTTCTGATGAAGAGTTATTTCCGGAAATAATTAAAGAGTATTCTTTTTATCAAAGCTTTTACGGTGCAAATTTAATTCCTATTTGTCTTAGAGAGATAAATAAGAAACATCATATGGATCTTAATTTTTTAAGATCTCTAATAGCAAAATGTCCGATCATACCCACTGATCAGCGTGAAATAGTTGTAGAAGCCTTGGATGCTGGTTTTAGCCTAAAAATGCATGTATTTACTTTTTTAGCCATTCCAATCTTCGAAAATATGTTACGGTTCATAATGAAATTGAAAGGAATTCCCGTGGTTACTCAAGAGCCAGGAGGAGAAAAACAAAAGGAAATTACCTTAGATTCAATATTAAGCCATCCCGAAATCGATAAAGTCATAATGTATGATTATATCTTGGATTTAAAAGCCCTACTTACCGATGAAAATGGTTATCAGCTTCGGCATAACGTAGCTCATGGATTTTCAGGTGACAAGCTGTCTAGTAGTCCCTATGCATATTATTTTTTCCTATTGTTTCTTTTTTTCATAATTACTTCAATTGATAAGTTAAATAATTATTTAAAAACAGAAGCATTAGAACAGATTATTGAACCAGAGATCGATGATCGGAGTTAA